One window of uncultured Erythrobacter sp. genomic DNA carries:
- a CDS encoding GNAT family N-acetyltransferase — MRDLAKEDREDWNRLWAAYLEFYEAPLPGNVSDKTWQRLTDPGSPHAHGLVAVTTDGQIVGFAHYLVQISTWSIEPVIQLQDLYVDRSERGQGIGRTLLQAVFVEAKTAGGSQVQWLTRRDNERARALYDKLADETDFIQYHRNCS; from the coding sequence GTGCGCGATCTCGCGAAAGAGGATCGGGAAGACTGGAATAGGCTTTGGGCCGCGTATCTGGAGTTCTATGAAGCACCCCTGCCCGGAAATGTGAGCGATAAGACATGGCAACGATTGACCGACCCTGGATCGCCACATGCGCACGGACTGGTTGCGGTGACTACCGATGGCCAGATAGTTGGCTTCGCCCATTACCTAGTTCAGATCAGCACATGGAGCATCGAACCAGTGATCCAACTTCAGGATCTCTACGTTGATCGTTCCGAAAGAGGCCAGGGCATTGGCCGGACTCTTCTTCAGGCTGTCTTCGTTGAAGCAAAAACGGCAGGCGGCTCACAGGTCCAATGGCTGACCCGGCGTGACAACGAGCGAGCCAGAGCCCTGTATGACAAACTAGCCGACGAAACAGACTTCATCCAATATCACCGAAATTGTTCTTAA
- a CDS encoding DUF1579 family protein — MTCRETVSSTVNNPSANGAWLAFALAVLLAAFQSSAAHAEEIVQPRIEEFQVDANPPMEDFSMLAGNWSVESRSVKDRLAPEKVWVRNRMQTEYRILLDGLVAINDTFGTFNGRPMHGIMIRTYDPTIDEWNFQWMSKGYPHLTPQVRGGFENGVGIFYGTEDHGGRTFQMRFRWKMISADHAFWEQSYLNPETGVWEPNWTLDLTRSQQGDAASRTTQ, encoded by the coding sequence ATGACGTGTAGAGAAACTGTCTCTTCCACCGTAAACAATCCCTCTGCAAACGGTGCTTGGCTGGCGTTCGCATTGGCCGTCTTGTTGGCTGCATTCCAAAGCTCAGCCGCGCACGCGGAAGAAATAGTCCAGCCTCGCATCGAAGAATTCCAAGTGGACGCAAATCCGCCGATGGAAGATTTCAGCATGCTTGCTGGCAACTGGAGTGTAGAAAGTCGCAGCGTCAAGGATAGATTGGCCCCTGAAAAAGTCTGGGTGCGCAACCGTATGCAAACAGAATACCGCATCCTGTTGGACGGTCTCGTAGCGATAAATGACACTTTCGGCACTTTCAACGGAAGGCCCATGCACGGGATCATGATCCGCACCTATGATCCGACAATTGATGAATGGAACTTTCAATGGATGAGCAAGGGCTATCCGCACCTCACTCCGCAAGTGCGAGGCGGCTTCGAAAATGGTGTCGGCATCTTCTATGGAACAGAAGATCATGGCGGAAGAACCTTTCAGATGCGGTTTCGCTGGAAAATGATATCGGCCGATCATGCCTTTTGGGAACAATCTTACCTAAATCCCGAAACTGGCGTCTGGGAGCCGAATTGGACGCTGGACTTGACGCGGTCGCAACAAGGCGATGCTGCTTCAAGAACTACCCAATAG
- a CDS encoding IS6 family transposase, translating to MSRKSRAKPPSPFRRFNSSPAVIRLVVMMYVRFPLSLRNVEDLLFERGIDICHETVRFWWNRFGPLFAADIKRQRINRMRGFRHWRWHLDEMFVKINGETHYLWRAVDHEGEILESYVTKKRDKSAALRFFKKALKHHGSPASIVTDGLRSYPAAMTDLGIEDRRDMGRWLNNRVENSHLPLRRRERVMQRFRRMKSLQKFASVHANVHNHFNSDRHLTDRETYKTNRSVELAEWQNLMA from the coding sequence ATGAGCCGCAAGTCGAGAGCTAAACCACCCAGTCCATTTCGTCGTTTCAACTCATCGCCCGCGGTCATTCGCCTTGTGGTGATGATGTATGTCCGCTTTCCGCTGAGCCTGCGGAACGTGGAAGACCTTCTGTTCGAACGAGGGATCGACATCTGCCATGAGACGGTCCGGTTCTGGTGGAACCGGTTTGGGCCGCTGTTCGCAGCCGATATCAAACGCCAGCGGATCAACCGCATGCGCGGTTTCCGTCACTGGCGCTGGCACCTCGATGAGATGTTCGTGAAGATTAATGGCGAGACGCATTACCTGTGGCGTGCGGTTGATCACGAAGGCGAGATCCTTGAAAGCTATGTTACCAAGAAACGCGACAAATCTGCGGCTTTGAGGTTCTTCAAGAAGGCCTTGAAGCACCACGGTAGTCCGGCATCAATCGTCACCGATGGTCTTAGATCATACCCCGCAGCCATGACTGATCTTGGCATCGAAGATCGACGCGATATGGGGAGATGGCTCAACAATCGGGTTGAGAATTCCCACTTGCCGTTGCGAAGACGTGAGCGGGTGATGCAGCGATTCCGGCGAATGAAATCGCTTCAGAAGTTCGCCTCAGTCCACGCCAACGTCCACAACCACTTCAACTCAGACCGCCATCTCACCGACCGAGAAACCTACAAGACCAACCGCTCCGTCGAACTGGCTGAGTGGCAAAACCTCATGGCTTGA